The DNA segment CCCTGGCCTTCGGTCCCTGGCGCTGGTAGCGGAGTTTACCGGCGACATAGTTAAGGTGAGATCCTGCTCTGAACAGATGTTGTATGGTTCTGTTGAGAGTCCAGCGTTTGCAAGCTGCCAGTAGGCTCTTACTACGTCTCGCACATCTGAGAAGTCCCGCCTGGTGTCCAGGTTGCCTACGCATATTACCGGCTCCTGCCTCCCTGCTTCTATGAGTGCGATCTGCAGGGCAAAGTTGGACGTGGCAAACATGCTGCCTCGTCTAGGCCCGGTGTGGTTGAACGCACGGGATATGGCTATCGGCATGTTATAGGTTGTAGCGTACTGGTGGCACAGGTACTCGCCTGCTATCTTGCTGACTGCGTACTGGGACATAGGGCGGAACTGCTGAGTCTCTGCTATGGGGAGTTCGGTTTCAAGGACATGGCCGTACTCTTCACTCGTGCCGGCAAAGTGTATGACTGTTTCAGGCGACGATGCTCTTACGGCCTCCAGTATGTTTAGTGTGCCCTGTAGGTTCGCCTGCATTGTCATGGATGGTGCGACAAAGGACATGGGCACGAAGCTCTGCGCTGCCAGGTGGAAAACAATGTCTGGCAAAGACTGTGCCATCGCCTTGGCGACTGATTGCGGGTCGGTCAAGTCGCACTGTAAGAGGGTGACAGGGCTCTCTATGTTCTCCGTAGAACTGCGCGGCCTGACGGTGCCGAAAACCTCGATGCCGCCTAGCTTGTTGATGTAGTCTGCCAGGTGGCTGCCTGCGAAGCC comes from the Chloroflexota bacterium genome and includes:
- a CDS encoding GDP-mannose 4,6-dehydratase yields the protein MGKVQRVLITGVTGFAGSHLADYINKLGGIEVFGTVRPRSSTENIESPVTLLQCDLTDPQSVAKAMAQSLPDIVFHLAAQSFVPMSFVAPSMTMQANLQGTLNILEAVRASSPETVIHFAGTSEEYGHVLETELPIAETQQFRPMSQYAVSKIAGEYLCHQYATTYNMPIAISRAFNHTGPRRGSMFATSNFALQIALIEAGRQEPVICVGNLDTRRDFSDVRDVVRAYWQLANAGLSTEPYNICSEQDLTLTMSPVNSATSARDRRPGPSCHPQPTSRTLGRSSPTTCGMIISQSCRPVLGPGRSLLWSTLISRRGNPFPPLFARGTYGP